The following are encoded together in the bacterium genome:
- a CDS encoding FAD-binding oxidoreductase: MNVPNPTGHNQWYPFANRPLPPDVNGQSANPAAIPVFDSAPLPRSARFVVVGAGVHGLSSAYHLAMYLERSGKGKGSDVVLIDKQGPGAGATGLACGCVRNLYMTNALHPILRASVEVWESDPVNFGFQQVGYVSVGEANQEEDYIELHASQAASGYPSDLYFGSDAHAFLTGLWPDFKTENCDVVLHERRSGYAGTHIAVWGLDQKCRQWGVQRVYGTTVTGYERDASGSVTAVETDQGPISCEQVVVGAGAWTPQQWDWLGGPSHLDVLYPDGHIEKQMDMWTYWRLLEGEVLLPEGVDFRTAQHRDSPVLHVELLDTPIYGEDGTMIKDHTYVYTRYAAERVGAPGLQGGTIPIKIGPRAEVEPYGHLNDLYQAESWFADYYCSALGMLFKRLENLRPYFKDRRNGGIGAFTPDNVPVFDHLTDNAWVIADSNHGFKMIGVGKLTAQMLVYGEKPEELKPFTLDRYRTGGTFGNRNSNSPWV, translated from the coding sequence ATGAACGTTCCCAACCCCACCGGACACAACCAGTGGTACCCGTTCGCCAACCGCCCGCTCCCGCCCGATGTCAACGGCCAGTCGGCCAACCCGGCGGCGATACCCGTCTTCGATTCGGCCCCCCTGCCGCGGAGCGCCCGGTTCGTGGTGGTCGGCGCCGGTGTCCACGGGCTGTCGAGCGCCTACCACTTGGCCATGTACCTCGAGCGATCGGGGAAGGGCAAGGGAAGCGATGTCGTGCTGATCGACAAGCAGGGACCCGGCGCCGGGGCCACCGGCCTGGCCTGCGGGTGCGTCCGCAACCTCTACATGACCAACGCGCTCCACCCCATCCTGCGCGCCAGCGTGGAGGTGTGGGAGTCCGATCCCGTGAACTTCGGCTTCCAGCAGGTCGGCTACGTGTCGGTCGGGGAGGCGAACCAGGAGGAGGACTACATCGAGCTCCACGCGTCGCAGGCCGCGAGCGGGTACCCGTCGGACCTCTACTTCGGATCGGACGCGCATGCGTTCCTGACCGGGCTGTGGCCCGACTTCAAGACCGAGAACTGCGACGTGGTGCTCCACGAGCGCCGGTCCGGATACGCCGGCACCCATATCGCCGTCTGGGGCCTCGACCAGAAGTGCCGGCAGTGGGGCGTGCAGCGCGTGTACGGAACCACGGTCACCGGCTACGAGCGGGATGCCTCGGGATCGGTCACCGCGGTGGAGACCGACCAGGGACCCATATCGTGCGAGCAGGTCGTGGTGGGCGCCGGCGCGTGGACGCCGCAGCAGTGGGACTGGCTGGGCGGCCCCTCCCACCTCGACGTCCTGTATCCCGACGGGCACATCGAGAAGCAGATGGACATGTGGACCTACTGGCGCCTCCTGGAAGGCGAGGTCCTCCTCCCCGAGGGCGTGGACTTCCGCACCGCCCAGCACCGGGACTCCCCGGTTCTCCACGTGGAACTGCTGGACACGCCGATCTACGGCGAGGACGGAACGATGATCAAGGACCACACCTACGTTTACACGCGCTACGCCGCCGAGCGGGTGGGCGCTCCCGGCCTCCAGGGCGGCACGATCCCGATCAAGATCGGCCCCCGAGCGGAGGTCGAGCCCTACGGCCATCTCAATGACCTCTACCAGGCGGAATCGTGGTTCGCCGACTACTACTGCTCCGCCCTGGGCATGCTGTTCAAGCGCCTCGAGAACCTGCGGCCGTACTTCAAGGACCGCCGCAACGGTGGGATCGGTGCGTTCACACCCGACAACGTGCCGGTATTCGACCACCTCACGGACAACGCCTGGGTGATCGCCGACTCCAACCATGGTTTCAAGATGATCGGTGTGGGCAAGCTCACCGCTCAGATGCTCGTGTACGGAGAGAAGCCCGAGGAGTTGAAGCCGTTCACCCTGGACCGGTACCGCACCGGCGGCACCTTCGGCAACCGGAACTCGAACAGTCCTTGGGTCTGA
- a CDS encoding PhnD/SsuA/transferrin family substrate-binding protein, producing the protein MSTPAAGPLRAATYLGDNTQPIMGDLVGHLSEMTGIEVVIDQTAGRTTIEALRHAPTLDLVWMCGYPTVSLISAGRMSHAVVGAPVFAGHGGPVYHAVIVTHGSGPQSLGAALETRLAVNELESWSGFLGLKAHVERSFPGRWFADQVVAGSHRASLAALADGTCDVASVDVTVWEHALAERPEEVAGFRVIDRTVDWPAPPFSLSSKLETATRDSLTRALHALGPADIASLDGVVPAGLDLYENVMPV; encoded by the coding sequence TTGAGCACCCCGGCAGCTGGGCCGCTGAGAGCCGCAACCTATCTGGGCGACAACACGCAGCCCATCATGGGCGATCTGGTCGGACACCTGTCGGAGATGACCGGCATCGAGGTGGTGATCGACCAGACGGCGGGGAGGACGACCATCGAGGCGCTCCGCCACGCGCCCACGCTCGACCTGGTCTGGATGTGCGGTTACCCGACCGTATCGCTCATCTCGGCCGGACGGATGTCCCATGCCGTTGTGGGCGCGCCGGTCTTCGCCGGTCACGGAGGACCGGTCTACCACGCGGTAATCGTCACCCATGGGTCCGGACCGCAATCATTGGGCGCCGCGCTGGAGACCAGGCTGGCCGTGAACGAACTCGAGTCCTGGTCCGGCTTTCTCGGGCTCAAGGCCCATGTCGAGCGATCCTTCCCTGGTAGGTGGTTCGCCGACCAAGTCGTGGCCGGTTCGCACCGGGCCTCGCTCGCAGCGCTGGCCGACGGGACCTGTGATGTCGCCTCGGTCGACGTGACCGTGTGGGAGCACGCGCTGGCCGAGAGGCCGGAGGAAGTGGCGGGATTCCGCGTGATCGACCGCACCGTCGACTGGCCGGCGCCACCCTTCAGCTTGAGTTCGAAATTGGAGACCGCAACACGCGACAGCCTCACACGAGCGTTGCATGCCCTCGGCCCGGCGGACATCGCCTCGCTGGACGGCGTGGTTCCCGCCGGGCTCGATCTCTACGAGAACGTGATGCCCGTGTGA
- a CDS encoding type II toxin-antitoxin system VapC family toxin, with protein sequence MKAVVDSSVLVAALVDTTNDGLWAEEVISEGPLAAPELALAEVTNVLRRMELSVRLSSLEATASHRDLLRLDLDLYPFAPFADRVWALRANLTCYDAWYVALAEALDFPLVTLDRRIGRSPGLQCEVVLPQRPRPRSPA encoded by the coding sequence GTGAAGGCAGTTGTCGACTCATCGGTGCTCGTGGCGGCGCTGGTGGATACCACTAACGACGGCCTCTGGGCAGAGGAGGTGATCTCGGAGGGTCCGCTAGCCGCACCGGAACTGGCCCTGGCAGAGGTCACCAACGTCCTTCGGCGGATGGAACTATCCGTAAGGCTCTCAAGTCTTGAAGCCACGGCTTCTCATCGCGACCTGCTCAGACTTGACCTGGACTTGTACCCATTCGCGCCGTTTGCCGACCGTGTATGGGCGTTACGCGCCAACCTGACCTGCTACGACGCCTGGTACGTGGCGCTGGCCGAAGCGCTTGACTTCCCACTTGTAACCCTCGACCGCAGGATCGGCCGATCCCCTGGACTGCAGTGTGAGGTGGTTCTTCCACAGAGGCCAAGACCACGAAGCCCGGCATGA
- a CDS encoding acyltransferase family protein — MADTSARPVAIGVDAGENPRRRLHDLDALRGFAMLLGIGLHASLAFFPAPWWVQGRTSSLDGLFDEFLWAVHGFRMPVFFLMSGFFTALLWRRRSLGALLNHRLRRVALPLLIGMFTIVPLTSLVGDWAAGSAPAAPVADDDIWGKVFAGDVAGVEQLLDGGFDPDLRSEPGGWALLHAAALTGDVEMLELLLSRGAEPAAVATASEGETPLGVAFHFGHEAAADLLVVYRGGDPLPERMEWSEVPGWGAGAVETEEDDGSSGRLDLSTIQRFFHLWFLWFLLWLVAGFAIVAWAVDRRVPHGSGQATWPRWVMWSMIPLTIVPQLYMGGGGVYPVFGPDTSDGLIPLPHVLAYYATFFAFGALMYRRRGRSGELLVDTVGRPWWAFLPVSFLVVLPAGLVFTFDEAAFSWPAASVLQVAYAWGMCFGLMGLFRVLLAEERPGVRFLSDSSYWLYLAHLPLVVVAQAVVRDWNLPAEVKFLMISVAVTVLLLLTYRFFIRYTPIGTMLNGRKLRPTS; from the coding sequence ATGGCGGATACCTCGGCGCGGCCGGTAGCGATCGGGGTCGATGCGGGGGAGAATCCCCGGCGGCGGCTCCACGACCTCGACGCTCTGCGGGGGTTCGCCATGCTGCTGGGCATCGGCCTGCACGCCTCGCTAGCGTTCTTCCCGGCGCCCTGGTGGGTTCAGGGCCGCACCTCGAGCCTCGACGGCCTGTTCGACGAGTTCCTGTGGGCGGTCCACGGTTTCCGCATGCCGGTGTTCTTCCTGATGAGCGGCTTCTTCACCGCCCTGCTGTGGCGGCGCCGCAGCCTCGGCGCCCTGCTGAACCACCGGCTGCGCCGGGTGGCGCTCCCGCTCCTGATCGGCATGTTCACGATCGTCCCGCTGACCAGTCTCGTCGGCGACTGGGCGGCCGGGTCCGCGCCGGCAGCCCCGGTCGCGGACGATGACATCTGGGGGAAGGTGTTCGCCGGTGACGTCGCCGGGGTGGAGCAGCTTCTGGACGGGGGCTTCGACCCCGACCTCCGGAGCGAGCCGGGCGGATGGGCCCTCCTCCACGCGGCCGCCCTGACCGGTGACGTGGAGATGTTGGAACTGCTGCTCTCGCGCGGGGCCGAGCCGGCGGCGGTGGCCACCGCCTCGGAGGGCGAGACGCCCCTCGGGGTGGCCTTCCACTTCGGCCACGAGGCGGCGGCCGACCTGCTGGTGGTCTACCGAGGAGGCGACCCGCTCCCTGAAAGGATGGAGTGGTCGGAGGTACCGGGTTGGGGAGCAGGCGCCGTAGAGACGGAGGAGGACGATGGTTCGTCCGGCCGGCTCGATCTGTCCACGATCCAGCGTTTCTTCCATCTCTGGTTCCTATGGTTCCTCCTCTGGCTGGTGGCCGGCTTCGCCATCGTGGCGTGGGCGGTGGACCGCCGGGTTCCCCATGGCTCCGGGCAGGCGACCTGGCCGCGGTGGGTCATGTGGTCGATGATTCCCCTCACGATCGTGCCGCAGTTGTACATGGGCGGGGGCGGCGTCTATCCGGTGTTCGGGCCCGACACCTCTGATGGCCTCATTCCGCTTCCCCACGTTCTCGCCTACTACGCCACCTTCTTCGCATTCGGGGCCCTGATGTACCGGCGCCGGGGGCGCAGCGGCGAGCTGCTGGTCGACACGGTGGGGAGACCGTGGTGGGCCTTCCTGCCGGTCTCGTTCCTGGTCGTGCTTCCGGCCGGGCTGGTCTTCACCTTCGACGAAGCGGCCTTCTCATGGCCGGCGGCGTCCGTATTGCAGGTGGCCTACGCCTGGGGGATGTGCTTCGGGCTGATGGGGCTGTTCCGGGTGCTGCTGGCGGAAGAACGTCCTGGGGTCCGCTTTCTCTCCGACTCGTCGTACTGGCTATACCTCGCCCACCTTCCGTTGGTGGTGGTTGCACAAGCAGTCGTAAGGGACTGGAACCTACCGGCGGAGGTCAAGTTCTTGATGATCTCGGTGGCCGTGACGGTTCTGCTCCTCTTGACCTATCGGTTCTTCATCCGCTACACCCCGATCGGGACGATGCTGAACGGGCGCAAACTTCGACCGACCTCTTGA
- a CDS encoding type II toxin-antitoxin system PemK/MazF family toxin: MVIRRGDIRWASLRDPVGSEPGYRRPVLIMSSDRFNRSGIATVVAVAITSNVRLDEAPGNVLLAGATSGLGRDSVVNVSQLVTLNKADLSESVERLDTATMRMVEEGLALVLDLPSAR; the protein is encoded by the coding sequence CTGGTGATCCGCCGCGGCGACATACGCTGGGCAAGTCTCCGCGACCCTGTAGGTTCCGAACCGGGTTACCGGCGACCCGTTTTGATCATGTCGAGCGACCGCTTCAACAGGAGTGGGATCGCGACAGTGGTTGCGGTCGCTATCACCTCGAACGTACGCCTCGACGAAGCGCCCGGCAATGTTCTCCTAGCGGGGGCGACATCCGGCCTGGGCAGGGACTCTGTGGTGAACGTGTCGCAGCTCGTCACACTCAACAAGGCCGATCTCTCCGAATCAGTCGAACGACTGGATACGGCGACGATGCGCATGGTTGAGGAGGGCTTAGCGCTGGTCTTGGACCTGCCAAGCGCGCGCTGA
- a CDS encoding ChpI protein: MKIAVSIPDTVYEAAERLAARRRCSRSSLYAEALERLLAQEDSEEVTARLNAVYSEEPSKVSDELLEAQGRALNERW; encoded by the coding sequence ATGAAGATAGCGGTCTCCATTCCGGACACGGTGTACGAAGCGGCGGAACGTCTGGCGGCACGACGCCGGTGTTCACGGTCGAGTCTGTACGCCGAGGCATTAGAACGTCTGCTGGCTCAGGAGGACTCCGAGGAGGTGACGGCCCGTCTCAACGCCGTGTACTCCGAGGAGCCCTCGAAGGTATCCGACGAGCTGCTTGAGGCACAGGGGCGAGCTTTGAACGAGCGCTGGTGA